CCCACACCCTACGGGGAAAAGACGGAACTGGGTGGGAAGACCAGCGGGCTAACGGTCAAGCCGTCAGCCATACGTAACGGCGATAGAGACCGGTACCGGGGACATGCACAAGCCTACTCTGGTTTGTTATACCTGGCCATGAGGCGGGACTTGCGGTTGGCGGCGTTGTTCTTGTGGATGATGCCGTCGCTGGCCGCCTTGTCCAGCGCTCTTACCGCCTTGTTAAGGTAGACCTCGCTCTCCTCGCGGTTTCCGCGCTGTAAGGCCTCGTCGAAGTGCCTGATGTAGGTCTTGATCTCCGACTTGCGCGACTTGTTGCGCATGCGCCGCTTCTCCGCCTGCCGCATGCGCTTCTCCTGTTGCTTGGTGTTGGGCAAACCGATCCTCTCCTTTCGTCAAACAGGGGAAATTGTAGCACATCGGCAGGGGTATGCACACCCACTGAACCCTGCTTATGTGCGATAATGGCCAGGGTGTATACATATGGAGGAAAAACGGGTACGGAATTTCTGTATCATCGCGCATATCGACCACGGTAAATCGACGCTGGCGGACAGGTTCCTCGAGATAACCGGCACGGTGCCGCGACAGAAGATGGCGGACCAGTACCTCGACCGCATGGACCTGGAGCGCGAGCGCGGCATCACCATCAAGGCCCAGGCGGTGCGCATGCTCTACGCGCCAGCTGGGGAGGAAGAGTGCCAGCTCAACCTCATAGACACCCCCGGGCACGTGGACTTTTCCTATGAGGTCTCGCGCAGCCTGGCGGCCTGCGAGGGCGCGGTGCTGCTGGTGGACGCTTCCCAGGGGGTGGAGGCGCAAACGGTGGGCAACGCCTACCTGGCCGTGGAGGCCGGGCTCACGGTGATCCCCGTGGTAAACAAGATCGACCTGCCCTCGGCGGACTACGAGGACAGCGCCATGGAGCTTGCGGACCTGCTGGGGATCGATCCCGGCGAGGTCATGGCCGTCTCCGCCAAGACGGGTGAGGGCGTGGAGGAGCTGCTGGCGGAGATCATCCGCCGTGTGCCGCCGCCCCGGGCCGAGACCGCGGTTCCCTTGCGCGCTTTGGTATTCGACTCCACCTACGACGTCTACCGCGGCGTGGTCGCATTCTTGCGCGTGGCGGAGGGCGTGGTGAGGAAGGGCATGAAGGCGCGCTTCATGGCCGCGGGAACGGCGGTGGAGATAGACGAGGTGGGTTACTTCTCCCCGGACATGATCTCCACCGGCAGCCTGGAGGCGGGAGAGGTGGGATACATCATCACCGGCATCAAGGACGTCACCCGCATCAAGGTGGGGGACACCGTGACCGGCAGGGAAGACCCCGCTTCCGAGCCGCTTCCGGGTTACCAGGAGCCGAAGCCCATGGTGTTCGCGGGCATCTACCCCGTGGACTCAGACGACTTCACGGGTCTGGGCGACGCCCTGGAGAGGCTCAAGCTGAACGACGCTTCCCTCACCTTCGCGAGGGAGACCTCAAAGGCCCTGGGCTTCGGGTACCGCTGCGGGTTCCTGGGCCTGCTGCACATGGAGATCGTGCAGGAGCGCCTCGAGAGGGAGTACGGACTGGACCTGGTCTTCACCGCGCCCAACGTGGTCTACGAGGTGCTCGAGCGAGGGGGGGAGGTATCCTACGTGCGCAACCCCTCTGACATGCCCGACGCGGGCACGCTGGCCGAGATACGCGAGCCGTACGTGCAGGCGACCATCCTGGTGCCGCCCGACTACATGGGCGCCATGCTCGAGCTGGTCAAGGAGAGGAGGGGCATCTACCAGGACATGGCCTATCTCTCCGGGCGCCGCGTGGAGATACGCTGCCGCCTGCCCCTGGCGGAGATCGTGGTCGATTTCTACGACCAGCTCAAGTCCCGAAGCCGCGGGTACGCCTCCCTGGACTACGAGCACATCGGTTTTCTGCCGGGAAACCTGGTCAAACTGGACATCCTCATCAACTCGGAGCCCGTGGACGCCTTCTCCTCCATCGTGGACAGGAGCCGCGCTTACGAATATGGCCGGCGCATCACCGAGAGCCTGCGCAAGCTCATCCCCCGCCAGCTCTTCGACGTGCCGGTGCAGGCGGCCATCGGCGGCAGGGTGGTGGCGCGGGAGACAATCAAGGCCAAGCGCAAGGACGTGCTCTCCAAGTGCTACGGCGGGGACGTCACCCGCAAGAAGAAACTGCTGCAGAAGCAGAAGGAGGGCAAGAAACGCATGAAGATGGTGGGGAGAGTGGAGATACCCCAGGAGGCCTTCATCTCCGCCCTGCGCGTGACCAGGGAGGAGACCGGGAAATGAGGCTCTACGTCCACTGGCCGTTCTGCGTGTCGCGCTGCACCTATTGCGATTTCAACACCCGGGCGGGTGCGGGACGCCACATGCGGGAGTATATGGCCGCGCTCCTTACGGAGCTTGACTTCTGGTCCACTCTTCTGGATGAGGAGCGGCGGCGCCTAGACTCCGTCTACCTGGGAGGGGGCACTCCCTCCATCCTCAGTGGAGCCGAGGTGTCGAGGCTCCTGGACCAGGTGCGGTCGCGCTTCGTGCTCGGCGAGGGTGCCGAGGTCACGGTGGAGGTCAATCCGGCAACCTGGAAGGCCAACGATCTCTTAGCCGCTTGCGCCGGGGGAGCCAACCGCTTCAGCATCGGCGTACAGTCGCTGCATGATCCCGTCCTGAGGCTTCTGGGCAGGGCGCACGACGCCGCTTCGGCCCTCGAGTGCATAGAGGAAGCACACGCCGCGGGAGCGGCATCCGTCTCGGCAGACCTCATCTACGGGCTGCCGGGTGAAGACACGGCGATGCAGCTGGATTCGGTGCGAGGGGTCATCGCGGCGGGAGCCCGGCACGTGAGCCTCTACGGCCTTTCGCTGTCGCGAGGGTCTCGCCTCCCCGGCATACTGCGCGAGAGCGGTAAGAAGCTTCCCGGTGATGACGAGATGGCGGACCAGTACCTGGCGTCCTGCGCGGCGCTGGAGGCAGCCGGCTTCGCGCAGTACGAGATCTCCAACTTCGCCCTCCCCGGACACCACAGCCGCCATAACCTGGGATACTGGGCGAGGGACGAATACCTCGGGGTGGGGGCTGGGGCCCATTCCTTCCTGGGGGACTGCAGGTTCCACAACACCCGCTCCATCCTGTCCTATATCTCCGCCATGCGTGGGGGACGTCCGGCCAGCGGGGGGTGGGAACGGCTGGGTGCCATCGAAAGGCGCGAGGAGGAGATAATCCTGGGCCTGAGGACCGCATCGGGGGTGCCCGCGGACGCCCTTGACGCCGGAGATGACCGCCTGGAAGACCTGGTAGACCTGGGCCTGCTCCTCGTATCCGGCGGGCGGGCCCGCCTGACCCGCCGGGGGATGCTGGTGTCCAACGCGGTGATAACGGAACTCCTGCCCGCTTGACGTGCCGCCCACGATGCCGATAATTAAGGTTGTGGGTAGCACTCTGACAGGGAGAGTGCTAACAACGTGAGGGAAGGCGGAATGCTGGACAAGAGGCAGCAGAAGATACTGAAGACGGTGGTCTACAGATACATCACCACCGGGACCCCGGTGGGCTCGAAGTCCCTTGCCCAGAGCCTGAACCTGGGCATCAGCGCGGCGACCATCCGCAACGAGCTGAGCAAGCTAGAAGGCCTTGGCTACCTCTTCCAGCCCCACACCTCCGCGGGCAGGGTACCCACCGACCTGGGGTACCGCTTCTATGTGGACAGCCTCAGCGGACGTACGCGCCTGCGCGAGGAGGAGAAGAACGCCATCGTCACCCTCTTCTCCCACAAGACCAGGGAGCTGGAGAACCTGCTGCAGGAGACGAGCACCCTGCTCTCGCGCCTCACCAGCGCCGCCGCCCTGGTAATCGCCCCGCGCCTGCGCCGCAACACCATCAAGCACGTCGACCTGGTGAACCTGGCCGGGGATATGGTCCTGCTGGTGATCATCACAGACACCGGGAGGGTTGAGAAGAAGCTCATCGACGTAAAAGACTCGGAAGAGCTCATCGACCTGGAGGAGATACAGGCCTTCCTCAACCGCAACCTGCAAGGCAAGGGGCTGGAGAAGATCTCGGACCTGGCGCTCCACCGCGACCTGCGCGCCCTGAAGTCTCCCGCCCTGGCGTCAAGGGTGATCAACGTTATAAGGGACATCCTCTCCGAGGAGGAATACGAGAAGGTCTACGTAGGGGGCACTCTGAACCTGCTGCGCTACCTCGACGCCGAAGGGCTGAAGAAGATCGAGGGCCTGCTCGAGCACTTCGAGGAGCAGTACTTCCTGTTGAGCATGCTCAGCGAAGCCCTGGGCTCGAAGGAACTGCTTGTGCGCATCGGCGACGAGAACCTCTTCAAGGAGCTGCAGTCCTTCAGCCTTATCGCGACCCCCTATGCCATCGGGGAGGAGATGGTGGGGACGGTCAGCGTCCTCGGATCCACGCGTATGGACTATGCCCGCGTCATCCCGACGGTGGATTTCATCGCCAAGTCCCTCAGCCACACGCTGGAGATGCTCAGGGGTTAGGGGGGATCACTCGTCGCCATGGCAGATTATTACGATATCCTCGGTGTGACCCGGGGAGCCGACCAGGAAGAGATCAAACGCGCTTACCGCCGGCTGGCACGCCTCCACCATCCCGATGTCAGCGAAGAGGAGGGCGACGGGGGCGACCGCTTCAAGGAGATCAGCCAGGCCTACGAGGTCCTGAGCGATCCGGAGAAGCGACGCCGTTACGATATATTCGGCGACGAGGGGCTTGCGTCATCCCCGTTCGGGGACGTCATGGACGGTTTCGGCGGACCGCTCGGGGACATCTTCAACATCTTCTTCGGGAGGGGTCAACAGCAGTCCGCCCATGTGCCGCGGCGGGGTAGCGACCTCCTCACGGTAGTGGAGGTGACCCTGTCAGAGGCCTTCAGCGGTACTACGCGCCAGATCGAGATGCCGCGCCACGACACCTGCGCAGAATGCGGCGGCACAGGCCTGGACAAGGGTTACGGGCGCGACCTCTGCCCCGATTGTGGAGGTGAAGGAAGGTCGGTGCACACCCGCCGCAGCACATTCGGCACGTTCTCTTCCACCACCACCTGCCGCCGTTGTGGCGGCAGCGGCGAGATAAACACCCACCCCTGCCCCGCTTGCGGAGGGGAGGGCTACAAGGGAATAGTGGACAACATCGAGGTCAAACTGCCAGCCGGAGTGGATAACGGTGACCGCATCCGCCTCAACGGACGCGGGGAGGCTGGACGTCTGGGGGGGCCGCCCGGCGATCTCTATGTCGAGGTGAGGGTGGGGGAGCACGAGACCTTCACCCGCCACGGCCGGGATCTTCACGCCCTGGTGAGCATAGACATATCCGAGGCCGCCCTGGGCACCGATATCGACGTGCCGACACTCAACGGAGTGGAAAACCTCCACGTACCCGCGGGGAGCCAGCCCGGGGAGGTCTTCAGGCTCAAGGGCAAGGGCATGCCGAGCGTGCGCGCGCACGGCCACGGCGACCTCTATCTCACTTTGGAGGTGCGCGTGCCGCGCAGACTCAGCGCGGAGCAGAAAAGGCTGATGAAGGAGTTCCAGCGCATCGAGTCCGAGAAGAAGGACGCGCCCGGCCTCGTCGGGCGCCTGCGCAAGGTGATAAGGCAGGATTATTGACCACCCCCAGGTTCTATGTCTCCAGCGACGCCCTGCGCTCGGGGGGTCTGTGCATCGAGGGTGAAGACCATCACCACGCCAGCCGGGTCCTCAGGATGAAAAAGGGCGATATGGTGTTGCTCATGGACGGAAAGGGATGCGTCGGCCACGGCAAGGTCAGCGCCATCGACGCGGCGTGCATGAGAGTGGAAGTGGCGTATATAAGCGACGTACCGCAGGAGCGGCCCCGCCTCCATCTCTTCCAGGGACTTCCCCACGGCAGCAAGATGGACGACGTGGTGCACTGGGGGGTTGAGTTGGGAGCGGCATCGCTGGTACCCTTCCTGAGTTCCCGCACCGGCTCGGTGGACGCGCCGCAGACGAGGCGGTTGGTAAGGTGGCGCAGGATAGCCCGGGAGGCGGCCAGGGTCGCCGGTCGCGCCTATATTCCGGAGATCGAAGCGGTCAATGCATGGCCGCAGGCCATGGAGGGATTACGCCGCATGGATATGGCCCTGTTCGCGGATGAAAAAGGCGGCTGCAGGCCCGCGGAGGCACTCGTGAACGCAAATCCCCTGGACCTGGGACTCGTCGTCGGGCCCGAGGGCGGTTTCTCCGCCGCGGAACGTGAGGAGCTATTGGCGCTGGGCGCGCACCCGGTCACCCTCGGTGCCAGCGTTATGCGCACGGAGACGGCGGGCATGGTGCTGCTGGCGGCGGTGAGGTGCCGCTATGGGCTGCTGTGAGGCGCGGCATGGCTAAGGTAGCAGTTTACACCATAGGTTGCAAGGTGAACCAGGCGGAGAGCGAAGAGCTGAAGTCGGCCCTTGCCGAGCACGGCCATGCCGTGATCGCCGATGCCGCGGCCGCCGACCTGTGCGTGGTAAACACCTGCACGGTAACGGCAGAGAGCGACCGCAAGTGCCGAAAGCTGCTGAGGGCGCTGTGGCGGCGGGGCGCGCCGTCCCTGGTGGCCGCGGGGTGTTATGCGGAGGTCAATCCCGGCGACCTTGAGGGCCTGCCCGGCGTGGTAAGGGTCATCCCCAACGCCCGCAAAAAGGACTGGGTGCGGGAGATCCTGTCCCTGCTGCCGGACGAAAAAGACGGAAAGGCGGAGGCCATACCTCACCGCACGCGGGCCTTCATCAAGGTCCAGGACGGATGCGAGCGAGGGTGTTCTTACTGCATCGTGCCGCGCGCGCGCGGGAAGGAGAGTTCGCGCGGGCCCGCCGAGGCACTGCGGGCCATCTCCAAGTGCGTCGCCGGTGGCGCACGTGAGGTGGTGTTGTGCGGTGTCAACCTGGGGCGGTACGACGGGGGCGCCGGCAGGGACCTGGCATACCTGGTGCGCGAGGTCCTGAGGGCCGGCGAGGGCTTCCGGGTCAGGTTAAGCTCCATCGAGCTCGAGGACCTGCGCACGGAATGGATAGAGGAATGGTCGCGGGAGGGGCGTGTATGCCCCCATCTCCACCTGCCCCTTCAAAGCGGGGACTCGGATATCCTCGCCGATATGGGGCGTGGGTACGGCGCACGGGAATACATCACAGCGGTTGAAGGAGTGCGCGAGGCATGGCCGTGTGCCGCCCTTACCACCGAGGTCATGGTGGGCTATCCAGGAGAGAGCGAGGACGCCTTCAGGAACACCGTGGAGGTGCTTTCGAGGGCCATGCCGTCCCGGGTGCATGTATTCCGTTTCTCACCGCGTCCTGGAACCGCGGCCTGGGACCGTGCCGGACGGCCGGGTCCGGGATGCATGGAAGAGCGCTCGGCGGTCCTGCGCGAGCTGGCGGAGGAATGGCGCTTGCGCCATATTGAGGAACACGTCGGAGCGATGCGACAGTTACTGGTGGAGAAGCTGGAGCGCAACGCTGAAGGCAGGACGGCGTTCGGCACCACCGAGGACTTTATCAAGGGCACCGTCACCGACCCGCCACCGCAGGTTGAACCGGGCCATATCGTGCCGGTAAGGATAAGCGGCGTGACGGGAGGAAGGGCCTTGATGGAGGCGGTGTGAGCATGGCGGACTGGATGGCCGGACTGCGAACTCCTGTGCGAGAATGGTATGAGAGGAGCATGTACATGGAAGACTGTATCTTCTGCAAGATAGCGAGCGGCCAGATGAAGGCAGACGTCCTTTACGAGGACGAAGAGGTGATCGCCTTCCGCGATATCAACCCGCAGGCTCCCGTGCATTTTCTGGTGGTGCCGAAGCGCCACCTGGCCTCCGCCCTCGACCTGGGACCGGAAGACACCGGGCTGCTTTACGAGATGTTCGATGCTGCCAGGAAGGTGGCGGAAGCCGAGGGCATCGCGGAGAGCGGGATGCGCATCCTCACCAACGTCGGCAAGTCCGCGGAGCAGATAGTCCTGCACCTTCACTTCCATGTCCTGGGCGGCAGGCGGTTGCAATGGCCTCCGGGATAATGAAACAGGCGGCGGTGGCCGAATAGTATTCATGGGAGTGATGAACACGGAAGGTCCAGGGCAAGGCGAACTGAAGATACTCGTACCGGGCAGCCAGCCCATGGTGAGCCTGCTGGGGGAACGCGATGAGCTTCTGAAGATCGTCGAGAAGGCCTTCAAGAGTTCCATACTGGTGCGGGGCAACGAGATCACCATACGCGGCGACGCGGCCGAACTGGAGACCATGGGCAGGCTTTTCGAAGAACTCCTCGAGTTGCTCAGTTCCGGCATGGCCCTGAGCGCCGATAGCGTGGAAAAGGCCATCGAGATGATCCAGGAGGACGGGGAGTTGAACCCCACCCAGGTCTTCACGGACATCATCATCTCCCGGCGCGGCAAGGTGATCCGGCCCAAGACCCCCAACCAGAAACGCTACGTGGAGGCCATACGCTCCAACACCATCGTCTTCTCCATCGGGCCGGCGGGGACCGGCAAGACCTACCTGGCCATGGCCATGGCTGTGAAAGCGCTCCTTTCCAAGGAAGTGGGGAGGATCATACTCACCCGGCCCGCCGTGGAGGCGGGAGAGAAACTGGGGTTCCTGCCCGGGGACCTCTACCAGAAGGTAGACCCCTACCTCAGGCCCCTCTACGATTGCCTCTACGAGATGGTGGAGGTGGAAAGGTTCTCGCGCTACATGGAGCAGGGAGTGATAGAGGTGGCACCACTGGCCTTCATGCGCGGGCGTACCCTCAACGATTCCTTCATCGTGCTCGACGAGGCCCAGAACACTTCCCCAGAACAGATGAAGATGTTCCTCACCCGCCTCGGGTTCGGGTCCAAGGCAGTGGTCACCGGCGATATAACCCAGATCGACCTGCCGGGGGGACAGCTCTCGGGGATGAACGTGGTCAGAGAGATCCTCACCGATATCGCGGGAATAGAGTTCGTGTATATGGATGAGAGGGATGTCGTGCGCCACAAGATCGTACAGGAGATCGTGCGCGCCTACCGGCTATACGACGACGGCCGCGAGGGCGATAAGGGGGCCGCGAGGTGAGAGGCCACGGCGTGGTGATGCGGCATGGAAGTTAAGGACAGCCCTAAAGGGAAGGACCCCTGGTACCGTTCCCTGGTGCCTTCCAGCGGCGAGAAGAGGGCACTCCTCCTCTCCCTGGCCCTGCTACTGGTGATACTGGTGATGCTCGTACTGGAGTACGTGCCCAGGGTGGCCCGTTTCGAGGCAGGAAAGCCGAGCGCGGAGACGGTCATCTCGTCGCGGGATTTCAGCGTGGTGGACGAGGAGGCCACACAGGCAGCGCGTGAGGAAGAGCGCAGGCGCAAGGAGAGCCTCTTCATAGACGACGAGATGAACCGGGAGGCCATCTCGGAGCTGGGGGCCTTCTTCGAGCTCGTCCGGGAGGTGGACGCCCAGGAAGGAACCGTAGCCGGCAAGGTATCAACGCTGCTGAAGCAGGAGGGCCTGGACGTAAGTTTCGATACGCTGGAGACGATGCTCAACGCATCAGAGGAGGAGTACTCCGTCATCTATGCCGCGGCTGTGGACCTGCTCAACACGGCCATGTCGAGCCCGGTCTCCGTGGACAACCTGGAGAGCCGGAGAGACGAGATAATCCAGCGGGCGGAGACCACGTCCCTGGGCCGCGATACCCGGCAGGCGGCCGGAGAACTGGCGGCGGCCTTTCTCATCCCCAATACCGCCTACACCTCCGCCACCATCGCGAGGGACAGCGAGGCGGCCGCGAACAGTATCGAACCGGTGACGGTGAACTTCAGCGCGGGGCAGAAGATCGTCGAGAAGGGCGAGATCATAAACGAACTCACCCTGGCCAGCCTGAGCGAGGCGGGCGCGCTCTCTCCGGTCGGCAACTACCAGCAGGTGCTGGGCATCTCCATCATGGCGCTTGTCCTCTACGTGATGGCCCTCGTCTTCTTCAAGCGGCTGCGCCCCGAGATCGCACGCAACTGGAGGGTGGTGGCCATGATCTGCCTGGTCTTCCTCGCTTTCTGCCTGGCCTGCCGCTTCATCGCCATCTTCATGGACGAGAACCCCCTGTGGGGGTATCTCATCCCCCTGGCCCTGGTCGGGCTGCTCCTGGCGATACTCCTCGACGACCTGGTGGCCCTGTTCATGGTGGTCCTGGGCGGCGTGCTCACCGGCCTCTTCGTAAAAGGGAACATCTATATCACCTTCGCGGCGCTGCTGGGGGGCCTCGCCGGAGCGCTCCTGGTCACGGCCATCAAGAAGCGCGAGGACCTCTTCCGCGTCGCCGTCGAGATATCACTGATCCTGGCGGTCATCTCCATGATCACCGCCAGCCTTATCAAGGACTTCACTTTCGTGGTCTATGCGGGCCTGTTGGGTATGGGCAACGGTGCCTTCACGGCGGTCTTCGCCCTCGGCTCCCTGCCCCTGCTGGAGAGGATCTCCGGCATAACCACCCCCATGCGCCTGCTGGAACTGGCGTCTCCGGACCAGCCCCTCATGAGGGAGCTGGTATCGAAGGCCCCCGGGACCTACAGCCACAGCGTCATCGTGGGCAACCTCGCCAACGCAGCCGCCCTCGAGATCGGAGCCGATGCCGCACTGGCCAGGGTCGGGTCCTACTACCACGACGTCGGAAAGATCAAGCGCTCCAGTTTCTTCGTCGAGAACCAGCCTTCCGGATACAACGGCCACTATAACCTCAAGCCCAACCTCAGCGCCCTGGTGATCACGGCCCACGTCAGGGAGGGCGTTGAACTGGCGCGGGAATACGGCCTCCCCGAAGAGGTCACCGACATCATCAGGCAGCACCACGGCACCTCCCTGGTCCGTTACTTTTACGCCCTGGCCCTCGAGCAGGGCGAGTCCGCGGAAAAGGCCACCGAGACCCGCTTCCGCTACCCGGGAGAGAAACCCCAGAGCAAGGAGGCGGCCCTGGTCATGCTGGCGGACGCCATGGAGGCGGCGGCAAAGGCACTGGAGAAACCGACGCCGGTCAAACTGGAACAGCTCATGCATTCCATAATCGAGGACCGCCTGGAGGACGGGCAGCTCAGCGAGTCGAATATGACCATGGGAGACCTGGAGAAGACGGGGAAGACTTTCGTGCGCATCCTCTCCAGCATGTATCATGAGCGTATCGAATACCCATCGCTGGTCAGGGAGGAAGGCATACCGTGAAGGTCTCCTTGAACCGGGCCGAGGCCCTCGGGGCCGCCGGCAGGTCGCTCAGGAAGAGCTGCCTGAAGGTGATGCGGGCCGAGGGGGCGCGCAGGGACACCGTGGTCTCGGTAACGGTACTGGACGAAGCGGAGATGAGCGAACTGAACCGGCGTTACCTCTCGCGGCAGGGGCCCACGGACGTGCTGGCGTTCCCCCTCGGGGAGGACAGCGAGGAAGGATATCTTCTTGGAGATGTGCTCATCTGCCCGCAACTCATACTTGCAAGGAGAGGCGAGTACGGGGTAGTTAAGGGAAGGGAGCTGGATTTCGTGGCCGCACATGGAGTGCTGCACCTGCTGGGCTATGATGACGGCGACGACGAGGGGGCCGCCATCATGGACAGGCGGCTGAGGGAGGTCCTGGGGCTGCCGGGGGGCGATGCGGGATGACCGCGGGCATGGGCTTCGCGTTGATGGCCACACCGGTTGCCGCGGAGGTGAGCGGCGGAGAGTTGGCGTGGCGCATCGGCGCGCTGGTGGCGCTGCTCATCGTGGCGGCATTTCTGGCAGCGGCGGAGATATCCCTGGTGAGCGTGAACCGTTTCCGCATCCGCTCCCTGCGCGACGAGGGAAACCGCAGAGCGGAGAAGCTGGACAGGCTGCTGGAGCAGCCGAACCGCTTCCTGTCGACGATACTCATGCTCACCCTCCTGGTCCAGGTGGGAGCTTCTTCCATCGCCACCGGCCTCGCCCTCAGTTTCGACCTCCCGGTGGCGGCGGCCATAGCCACGGGCGCGATGACCTTCCTTATCTTCATCTTCTCGGAGATGGCCCCGAAGACATATGCCACCAACCACACCGAGAAGGTGGCCCTGGCCCTCGCCCCTTCCGTAAACCTCCTGTCGAAGGTCTTCTACCCCGTGGTGAGGGTACTGATCCTCATCTCCAACGGGGTCATCAGGATATTCGGAGGCAAGACCATCAAGGAAGGCCCTTTCGTAACGGAAGGTGACATAAAAGCACTGGTCAGCGCGGCCGAGGAGCAGGACGTCATCGAGGAGGAGGAGAAGAAGCTAATCCACTCGATCTTCGAGTTCGGCGACACCCTGGTACGCGAGGTGATGATCCCCCGCACGGACATGGTAATGCTGGACGAGAACTCCAGCCTCGAGGAATCGCTGGAGGTAATCCTGGGGTCCGGGTTTTCGCGCATACCCGTGTACCGGGGGGACTTCGACCACATCGTCGGCGTGCTCTACGCCAAGGACCTTTTGCCCTATCTTAAGCGGGGGGAGAGCGATGTCCGGCCGCGCGAGTTCCTGCGCGAGGCGTATTTCATCCCTGAGACCAAGCGGGTCAGCGAGCTCCTCACCGAACTGCGCACCCTCACCATCCATATGGCCATCGTGCTCGACGAGTATGGCGGCACCTCGGGGCTGGTCACCATCGAGGACCTGCTCGAGGAGATCGTGGGGGAGATCTTCGACGAGTACGACAGCGCCCTGGAGCTCTACGAGAGCCTGGGGAACGGCAGATATTCCTTTGACGCCCGCATCTCCATCGATGACTTAAACGAGCTGCTGTGCACAGAGCTGCCTGCCCACGAGTGGGACACCCTGGGCGGCCTCATGTACAACCTCATGGGAAAGATACCAAAACAAGGAGAAGCGGTGGAGTTCGAGGGCATGCGCCTGACCGCGCAGAAGGTGGTCGGCAGGCGCATATACAAGGTGCTCCTCGAGGTCCTTGACCGGGAGGAATGTGACGAAAGGTAGGGGGTCGGGAGCGGGGCGGAGCGCGGGCGGCCAGGAGTTCCCGCACGCGTGGTCCGATGCCGGCGGTTTCCTGGGCGAGGGGATGGGGCTGGTCTTCACGGACCGTCACGGCGGTTTCAGCTCACCGCCCTACGATACCCTTAACCTCGCTTTCCATACCGGGGACGACGGAGCCGTTATCGTGCGAAACCGCATGGTGGTCTCGCATGCGCTGGGCATAGCGCCGCGGGATTTCGTCTACCTCGAGCAGGTGCACGATACCCGCGTAGCCCGGATCACGGCCCGTCCCGTGCCGTGCGAGGGCGGCGCATCTCCTCCGGTCGTGGAGGGTGCCGACGGCGCCTGCACCGCCGTGCGCGGACTGGCCCTGGCGGTGCTCACAGCCGACTGCGTCCCCAT
This portion of the Actinomycetota bacterium genome encodes:
- a CDS encoding histidine triad nucleotide-binding protein, with amino-acid sequence MEDCIFCKIASGQMKADVLYEDEEVIAFRDINPQAPVHFLVVPKRHLASALDLGPEDTGLLYEMFDAARKVAEAEGIAESGMRILTNVGKSAEQIVLHLHFHVLGGRRLQWPPG
- a CDS encoding MiaB/RimO family radical SAM methylthiotransferase; this encodes MAKVAVYTIGCKVNQAESEELKSALAEHGHAVIADAAAADLCVVNTCTVTAESDRKCRKLLRALWRRGAPSLVAAGCYAEVNPGDLEGLPGVVRVIPNARKKDWVREILSLLPDEKDGKAEAIPHRTRAFIKVQDGCERGCSYCIVPRARGKESSRGPAEALRAISKCVAGGAREVVLCGVNLGRYDGGAGRDLAYLVREVLRAGEGFRVRLSSIELEDLRTEWIEEWSREGRVCPHLHLPLQSGDSDILADMGRGYGAREYITAVEGVREAWPCAALTTEVMVGYPGESEDAFRNTVEVLSRAMPSRVHVFRFSPRPGTAAWDRAGRPGPGCMEERSAVLRELAEEWRLRHIEEHVGAMRQLLVEKLERNAEGRTAFGTTEDFIKGTVTDPPPQVEPGHIVPVRISGVTGGRALMEAV
- a CDS encoding HDIG domain-containing metalloprotein, coding for MEVKDSPKGKDPWYRSLVPSSGEKRALLLSLALLLVILVMLVLEYVPRVARFEAGKPSAETVISSRDFSVVDEEATQAAREEERRRKESLFIDDEMNREAISELGAFFELVREVDAQEGTVAGKVSTLLKQEGLDVSFDTLETMLNASEEEYSVIYAAAVDLLNTAMSSPVSVDNLESRRDEIIQRAETTSLGRDTRQAAGELAAAFLIPNTAYTSATIARDSEAAANSIEPVTVNFSAGQKIVEKGEIINELTLASLSEAGALSPVGNYQQVLGISIMALVLYVMALVFFKRLRPEIARNWRVVAMICLVFLAFCLACRFIAIFMDENPLWGYLIPLALVGLLLAILLDDLVALFMVVLGGVLTGLFVKGNIYITFAALLGGLAGALLVTAIKKREDLFRVAVEISLILAVISMITASLIKDFTFVVYAGLLGMGNGAFTAVFALGSLPLLERISGITTPMRLLELASPDQPLMRELVSKAPGTYSHSVIVGNLANAAALEIGADAALARVGSYYHDVGKIKRSSFFVENQPSGYNGHYNLKPNLSALVITAHVREGVELAREYGLPEEVTDIIRQHHGTSLVRYFYALALEQGESAEKATETRFRYPGEKPQSKEAALVMLADAMEAAAKALEKPTPVKLEQLMHSIIEDRLEDGQLSESNMTMGDLEKTGKTFVRILSSMYHERIEYPSLVREEGIP
- a CDS encoding hemolysin family protein, which gives rise to MTAGMGFALMATPVAAEVSGGELAWRIGALVALLIVAAFLAAAEISLVSVNRFRIRSLRDEGNRRAEKLDRLLEQPNRFLSTILMLTLLVQVGASSIATGLALSFDLPVAAAIATGAMTFLIFIFSEMAPKTYATNHTEKVALALAPSVNLLSKVFYPVVRVLILISNGVIRIFGGKTIKEGPFVTEGDIKALVSAAEEQDVIEEEEKKLIHSIFEFGDTLVREVMIPRTDMVMLDENSSLEESLEVILGSGFSRIPVYRGDFDHIVGVLYAKDLLPYLKRGESDVRPREFLREAYFIPETKRVSELLTELRTLTIHMAIVLDEYGGTSGLVTIEDLLEEIVGEIFDEYDSALELYESLGNGRYSFDARISIDDLNELLCTELPAHEWDTLGGLMYNLMGKIPKQGEAVEFEGMRLTAQKVVGRRIYKVLLEVLDREECDER
- a CDS encoding PhoH family protein, producing MNTEGPGQGELKILVPGSQPMVSLLGERDELLKIVEKAFKSSILVRGNEITIRGDAAELETMGRLFEELLELLSSGMALSADSVEKAIEMIQEDGELNPTQVFTDIIISRRGKVIRPKTPNQKRYVEAIRSNTIVFSIGPAGTGKTYLAMAMAVKALLSKEVGRIILTRPAVEAGEKLGFLPGDLYQKVDPYLRPLYDCLYEMVEVERFSRYMEQGVIEVAPLAFMRGRTLNDSFIVLDEAQNTSPEQMKMFLTRLGFGSKAVVTGDITQIDLPGGQLSGMNVVREILTDIAGIEFVYMDERDVVRHKIVQEIVRAYRLYDDGREGDKGAAR
- the ybeY gene encoding rRNA maturation RNase YbeY, producing MKVSLNRAEALGAAGRSLRKSCLKVMRAEGARRDTVVSVTVLDEAEMSELNRRYLSRQGPTDVLAFPLGEDSEEGYLLGDVLICPQLILARRGEYGVVKGRELDFVAAHGVLHLLGYDDGDDEGAAIMDRRLREVLGLPGGDAG